The following nucleotide sequence is from Candidatus Methanosuratincola sp..
CAAGCTTAAGAAGTAAGGCTTACTTATTAAACGTCTCCTCCTCATAACCGGTCCCCCGGGCTCCGGGAAGACGACCGCCCTACTGCGAACCGTCGAGCGCCTCAGGTCGGCGGGCTTCACCGTCGGCGGAATGGTAACAAGGGAGGTCCGTGAAGGGAGCGCGAGTGCTGATGGCAGTATTGGTGCTGGTGCCAGGGTCGGGTTCGAGGTCGTAGACCTCCACTCCGGAATTAGTGGCTGGCTGGCAAGGGCCGGCGCACCCCAGCCGGGTCCTAAGGTAGGGCGTTACTATGTGGACTTGGAGTCCTTCGAGTCCGTCGCGGTTCCTGCTATAACCCACGCCGTGGAAAGCTGCGACATAGTCGCCATAGACGAGGTCGGCCCGATGGAGCTCCTCTCACGGGGGTTCCGAAGCGCCGTCCAGAGGGCAATTGAGAGCGGGAAGCCCTTAATCGCCACCGTCCACTGGAGGTCGAAAGACCCGCTCGTGACCCGCCTGAAGTCCGGATGCCCGGGAGAGTCGGAGATCTTCGAGGTCACCCCGGAGAGCCGCGACGTCCTCCCGGATCTCATCGCCAGGAAAGCCGCCCAATGCCTGCGCCAAAAGGGCACTGCCATCTCGGGATAAGCCCGCTCCACAAAAACACCCTGTCTGCCTTATTCTTGGCATTCTGGTGACGCTTCCTGCCCTTGGGCTTCGCAGGCGCTGCTCAGGAATGCCCTGTTCAAATGGTAGAAATCGGGTACGCCCCGCTATTGTCTGAATAATCCTGCCCTTCCAACACGGGTCAGCATCGCTTCAGTGCCATTCAGCCGCTCCGATATCCAACACAGCCGGGTCACGGCGGTTCATACAATAACAAAGGCGATTCAACAACTGCGTGGGTGCGCTCCCCGGGGTCGCTGTCTGCCTTGCAATCAAAGGAAGCGGCTCATCCCTTTACCCGCCTTCCTCCCCGGAACGAAGCCTCCTGTAGGTCCTCCTCGCGTTC
It contains:
- a CDS encoding NTPase, yielding MTGPPGSGKTTALLRTVERLRSAGFTVGGMVTREVREGSASADGSIGAGARVGFEVVDLHSGISGWLARAGAPQPGPKVGRYYVDLESFESVAVPAITHAVESCDIVAIDEVGPMELLSRGFRSAVQRAIESGKPLIATVHWRSKDPLVTRLKSGCPGESEIFEVTPESRDVLPDLIARKAAQCLRQKGTAISG